One genomic region from Haloarcula taiwanensis encodes:
- a CDS encoding DNA-binding protein — translation MKLVIDANVVISALIADSKTRELIVTLEPDLLTPAFVHDEIDSYKRLIAEKSGMEPDRVAQFVDLLFQYIEVVPAGDFHPAIKHADEAIGDTDPDDVLYLACAIANDAAIWSDDADFEEQNLVETYSTGDVINSFDTR, via the coding sequence ATAAAACTGGTCATCGACGCCAACGTCGTCATCTCTGCCCTCATCGCTGATTCGAAAACGCGAGAACTCATCGTCACACTCGAACCGGACCTCTTGACACCGGCATTCGTCCACGACGAGATCGATAGCTACAAACGACTGATCGCGGAGAAGTCCGGGATGGAACCGGACCGCGTGGCACAGTTCGTCGATCTCCTGTTCCAGTACATCGAAGTCGTTCCTGCCGGAGACTTCCACCCAGCTATCAAGCACGCAGACGAAGCAATCGGTGACACCGACCCCGACGACGTTCTCTATCTGGCGTGCGCGATTGCCAACGATGCAGCTATCTGGAGCGATGATGCCGACTTCGAGGAACAGAACCTGGTCGAGACGTACTCCACGGGTGACGTGATTAACTCGTTCGATACCCGCTGA